In Amaranthus tricolor cultivar Red isolate AtriRed21 chromosome 3, ASM2621246v1, whole genome shotgun sequence, a single window of DNA contains:
- the LOC130808045 gene encoding upstream activation factor subunit spp27-like codes for MNVINWGFSCTQSRPKRRGGPGGLNKLCGVTPQLQTIVGQPALPRTEIVRQLWAYIRKNNLQDPSNKRKIICNDELRLVFEVYCTDMFQMNKLLAKHIIPLDPTKVPEPPSKKAKVEESEVPSTEPASSPSIVISEALAKFFGTSEKEMLQSEVYKRIEEYIKTEGLEVSVREVYRLQTPSYISYTIQYGVRNKISTNTGCKIHIF; via the exons ATGAATGTTATCAATTGGGGTTTTTCCTG TACCCAAAGTCGGCCCAAAAGAAGAGGAGGTCCGGGAGGGCTGAACAAACTTTGTGGTGTTACACCCCAACTTCAGACAATTGTGGGCCAACCAGCCTTGCCAAGAACAGAG ATTGTCAGGCAACTTTGGGCATATATAAGAAAGAACAATCTCCAAGATCCGAGTAACAAAAGAAAGATAATATGCAATGATGAGTTGCGATTGGTATTTGAAGTTTACTGTACGGATATGTTTCAGATGAACAAGCTGCTGGCAAAACATATTATTCCTCTTGATCCCACAA AGGTTCCAGAACCACCATCCAAGAAAGCTAAGGTTGAGGAATCTGAAGTTCCAAGCACCGAACCTGCTAGCTCTCCTTCTATTGTGATATCTGAAGCACTGGCCAAATTCTTTGGAACAAGCGAGAAGGAAATGCTTCAATCTGAGGTTTATAAGCGTATTGAAGAATACATTAAGACAGAAGGCTTGGAG GTTTCAGTCAGAGAAGTCTATCGGCTTCAAACACCAAGTTATATATCCTACACAATTCAATATGGGGTTAGAAACAAAATTTCTACTAATACCGGGTGCAAAATACACATATTTTAG
- the LOC130807717 gene encoding receptor-like protein 52, translating into MRILVFFLFIHCLNISFINGAILSEQEALLAIKSAIKDDPFKRLSSWKNTTHHCNWSFVTCSSSSHSPTIVSLDFSYLYLNGTLSPQIGFLTNLQNLSLQDNYFYGNVPSSLPLLTKLQYLDLSNNSFSGPLPLFVNMSELRCLYLRQNDFSGTISPEFSKLQKLQVLDLSFNNFSGLLPFELGFLKRLKSLDLSINQLHGEIPNSFSLLTNLIDLDLSYNQLHGEIPNSFSLLTNLIYLDLSHNNQLHGEIPNSFSFLTNLSYLYLSINQLHGEIPNSFSLLTNLSVLDLSYNQLTGQLPVNIGKLTSLFYLSVANNNLIGKITPQITGYNITNFKNLSICNLVYLGILDLSYNKFNGEVPHCLGNTSTQLAVLNLQSNNFKGIIPSALFSTCDLLEYVDFTDNQLEGAIPRSLSKCRNLRVLNLRNNKFKDLFPYWLGSLPSLEVLSLSFNKFHGDITNNLSIIATFPFSNLQILDLSNNNFCGKLPFMYMKQFRSMMDDMSTIGSPRYLENSRDGDYMFSIKMTVKGVELDYRKIITSMSTFDMSNNHFEGEIPNSIGMLRALRNLNLSHNLLTGNIPSSIGNLSLLDGLDLSSNRLIGEIPQELVSLTFLGVFSVSYNQLEEPIPHGNNFDTFSSDSYEGNLELCGAPLLECKNNTVVQSLNNDNVEEKTELSMWEVVVIGFGSGTIVGLAWGYYILLVGKPLWLFKLLNKMEWALLHFHDHHFSRRSRTRRTKN; encoded by the exons atgcgAATTCTTGTTTTCTTCTTGTTTATTCACTGTCTGAATATTAGCTTCATCAATGGCGCAATATTATCAGAACAAGAAGCATTATTAGCTATTAAATCTGCCATTAAAGATGATCCTTTTAAAAGACTATCATCTTGGAAAAACACTACTCACCATTGCAATTGGTCGTTCGTCACTTGCTCTTCGTCTTCTCACTCTCCCACTATCGTTTCCCTAGACTTCTCCTACTTATATCTCAATGGTACTCTCTCTCCTCAAATCGGTTTTCTTACAAACCTGCAAAACCTATCTCTCCAAGATAACTATTTTTATGGGAATGTCCCGTCTTCTCTTCCTCTCCTTACAAAACTCCAATATCTCGACCTTAGCAATAACAGCTTTAGTGGTCCACTCCCTTTATTTGTTAATATGTCGGAGCTTCGGTGCCTTTACCTTCGTCAGAACGACTTTTCTGGTACAATATCGCCAGAGTTTAGTAAACTTCAAAAGCTTCAAGTTTTGGATCTttctttcaacaatttttcGGGATTACTTCCTTTTGAATTAGGATTCTTAAAGAGGTTGAAAAGTTTAGACTTATCAattaatcaattacatggtgagataccaaattctttttctcttcttacaaatttgattgatttggatttatcatataatcaattacatggtgagataccaaattctttttctcttcttacaaatttgatttatttggatttatcacat aataatcaattacatggtgagataccaaattctttttcttttcttacaaatttgagtTATTTGtatttatcaattaatcaattacatggtgagataccaaattctttttctcttcttacaaatttgagtGTTTTGGATTTATCATATAATCAACTCACGGGTCAGTTACCTGTCAACATTGGAAAGCTTACGAGTCTTTTTTATTTGTCGGTTGCCAACAATAACTTGATTGGAaaaatcacaccacagattacaG GATACAATATCACGAATTTTAAAAACTTGTCTATCTGCAACTTGGTTTATCTTGGAATCCTTGATTTATCTTATAACAAGTTTAATGGAGAAGTTCCTCATTGCTTGGGCAATACTAGTACTCAATTAGCTGTACTGAATCtccaatcaaataatttcaagGGCATCATTCCATCAGCATTATTTTCTACTTGTGATTTATTGGAATATGTAGATTTCACTGACAATCAGTTAGAAGGAGCTATACCTCGGTCTTTATCTAAATGTAGAAACCTGAGAGTCCTAAATTTGAGgaacaacaaattcaaagatCTATTTCCATACTGGTTAGGTAGCCTTCCATCTTTAGAGGTTCTCAGCCTATCGTTTAATAAATTTCATGGTGATATAACCAATAATTTATCAATAATTGCAACATTTCCTTTTTCAAATCTACAAATTCTCGACCTTTCAAACAATAATTTTTGTGGTAAATTGCCATTCATGTACATGAAACAATTTCGTTCTATGATGGACGACATGTCTACTATAGGAAGTCCAAGGTACTTAGAAAATAGTAGAGATGGTGATTATATGTTCTCCATCAAGATGACAGTAAAGGGGGTGGAACTGGATTATAGGAAGATAATTACTTCTATGTCAACATTTGATATGTCTAATAATCACTTTGAAGGAGAGATTCCAAATTCTATAGGGATGTTGCGAGCACTTCGAAATCTTAATCTCTCGCATAACCTCCTTACCGGAAACATCCCTTCCTCCATCGGGAACTTATCATTGTTGGATGGTTTAGATCTATCATCAAATAGGCTTATCGGTGAAATCCCTCAAGAACTTGTTAGTTTAACATTTCTCGGGGTTTTTAGTGTTTCATATAATCAACTGGAAGAGCCTATACCCCATGGTAACAATTTTGATACCTTCTCATCTGATTCGTACGAGGGAAATCTTGAATTGTGTGGAGCACCATTACTTGAGTGCAAAAACAATACTGTTGTgcaatctttgaacaatgataatGTGGAAGAAAAAACAGAATTATCGATGTGGGAAGTTGTAGTGATTGGATTTGGAAGTGGTACAATAGTTGGTTTGGCTTGGGGGTACTACATATTATTAGTGGGGAAGCCTTTATggctttttaaattgttgaacaAGATGGAATGGGCTTTACTTCATTTTCATGACCACCATTTCAGTAGAAGAAGTAGAACAAGaagaacaaagaactaa
- the LOC130807718 gene encoding uncharacterized protein LOC130807718: MDAPTTSKKRKGRGPTKNLKVTETMHLEYNALGQPCGKWRRQYGKQVGLCIRKLSILHAWNEVPGGLKNSLWHDIVNLFHIESDEDKKNVFLSAVAERFRDFKSKLVTGWITKTRPCTTKKVKTGNEGGKQEPSKMPYEIWGHISKRDWEAFVTKRTTPIEVKKCGKASDSASKRKFYHRLGQKKYDEVRKEWVEAGLYPNQSSSTPSSTTNSAYVNTLAGDRVRDWYCGLHSRDASGKFTINDPGTKKIADAVVQQQSITI; encoded by the exons atggatgctcccactaccagtaagaaaagaaaagggcgaggtcctacaaaaaacctcaaagtcacagaaaccatgcatttggaatacaatgcattgggtcaaccctgcggaaaatggcgtaggcaatatggaaaacaagtgggtctatgtatccgcaagctttccatattgcacgcatggaacgaggttccagggggtttgaagaactctctatggcatgatattgtg aatcttttccacatcgagagcgatgaggacaagaagaatgtgtttctttcagctgttgctgaaagattcagagatttcaaatccaagctagtaactggctggattacgaagacccgtccctgtacgaccaaaaaggtcaaaacgggaaacgaaggtggaaaGCAAgaaccttcgaagatgccctacgaaatatggggtcacatatcgaagagggattgggaggcctttgttaccaaaagaacaactcccatagaagtt aaaaagtgtggtaaagcttctgattctgcaagcaaaaggaagttttatcatcgcttaggccagaaaaagtacgatgaggtccgaaaagagtgggtggaagcgggtttataccccaatcaaagttcatccacgccctcatctacgactaacTCCGCATATGtgaatactcttgctggagatcgggtgcgtgattggtattgcgggcttcattcccgagatgcaagtggtaaatttaccattaatgatccagGAACGAAGAAgattgctgatgctgtg GTTCAGCAACAGTCGATTACCATTTAA